One genomic segment of Oncorhynchus kisutch isolate 150728-3 linkage group LG15, Okis_V2, whole genome shotgun sequence includes these proteins:
- the LOC109904705 gene encoding T-box transcription factor TBX4-like encodes MLQEKASAVTDDSVTGVQPGGPPDLSPDSAHLGLPTTPSIPQGNEPDQNIENIKVLLHERELWKKFHEAGTEMIITKAGRRMFPSYKVKVTGMNPKTKYILLTDIVPADDHRYKFCDNKWMVAGKAEPAMPGRLYVHPDSPATGAHWMRQMVSFQKLKLTNNHLDPFGHIILNSMHKYQPRLHIVKADENNAFGSKNTAYCTHVFHETAFISVTSYQNHKITQLKIENNPFAKGFRGSDEGDLRVSRLQGKDYPVISKNMVRQRLLSSHGHLTGKLGAGVHLSGHPQVLSHYQYEGGVPLGNSDHQEHISNSFPPTREPSLLYHCFKHRDNTRHLELGCKRPYLDTAPPPVSEEHYFRSPPSYEPPLLSHPYCGEAISSREACMYGGMEGENGHGAVGADDLVPPSLNCNVWASVQPYPRYSVQTVEAVPYQPFTAHFTSTATATSVVPHHTPSGPSRPQPDIGVYSPATAQRGLAVIPSSSSASSSSPPVPGSRDSRPLVYPPLYHRKPGSPLLPHREFSAFPTQSAPPSIRDPSYQYQMGQSSVGAHWNDS; translated from the exons ATGCTCCAGGAGAAGGCCTCAGCTGTGACGGATGACAGTGTGACTGGGGTCCAGCCTGGAGGGCCCCCAGACCTCAGCCCTGACTCCGCTCACCTGGGCCTGCCTACAACTCCCAGCATCCCCCAGGGCAATGAGCCAGACCAG AATATTGAGAACATCAAGGTTCTTCTTCATGAGAGGGAGCTGTGGAAGAAGTTCCATGAGGCGGGAACAGAGATGATCATAACGAAAGCAGGCAG GAGGATGTTCCCCAGCTACAAGGTGAAAGTGACGGGTATGAACCCCAAAACCAAGTACATCCTCCTCACAGACATCGTCCCTGCCGACGACCATCGCTACAAGTTCTGCGACAACAAGTG GATGGTGGCAGGCAAGGCGGAGCCAGCCATGCCAGGGAGGCTCTATGTCCATCCAGACTCCCCGGCAACAGGAGCCCACTGGATGAGGCAGATGGTGTCCTTCCAGAAGCTAAAGCTCACCAACAACCACCTGGACCCCTTTGGGCAT ATCATCCTGAACTCGATGCACAAGTACCAGCCTCGGCTCCACATCGTCAAGGCCGACGAGAACAACGCCTTTGGGTCTAAGAACACAGCCTACTGCACTCACGTGTTTCACGAGACAGCCTTCATCTCCGTCACCTCCTACCAGAACCATaag ATAACTCAGCTAAAGATCGAGAACAATCCGTTTGCCAAGGGTTTCCGTGGCAGCGACGAAGGGGACCTGCGTGTCTCCAGACTCCAGGG AAAAGACTACCCAGTGATTTCTAAGAACATGGTCCGCCAGAGGCTCCTATCCTCACACGGTCACCTGACGGGGAAGCTGGGAGCTGGGGTACACCTGTCGGGGCACCCCCAGGTCCTGTCCCACTACCAGTATGAGGGTGGGGTTCCCCTGGGGAACTCAGACCACCAGGAACACATCTCCAATTCCTTCCCTCCCACCCGAGAGCCCAGCCTGCTCTACCACTGCTTTAAACACAGAG ATAACACCAGGCACTTGGAACTGGGTTGTAAACGGCCATATCTGGACACGGCTCCTCCACCAGTCTCAGAGGAACACTACTTCCGTTCTCCTCCCTCCTATGAGCCTCCACTGTTGTCCCACCCCTACTGTGGTGAGGCCATAAGCTCCAGGGAGGCCTGTATGTacggagggatggaaggagagaacgGCCACGGGGCTGTGGGTGCTGACGACCTGGTTCCCCCCTCTCTGAACTGCAACGTATGGGCGTCGGTGCAGCCTTACCCCCGGTACAGTGTGCAGACAGTGGAGGCCGTCCCCTACCAGCCCTTCACTGCTCACTTCACCAGTACTGCCACCGCCACCTCCGTGGTGCCCCACCACACCCCCTCCGGTCCCTCACGCCCCCAGCCCGACATAGGAGTCTACAGTCCGGCCACGGCACAGCGAGGCCTGGCCGTCATCCCCTCGTCATCCTCCGCCTCGTCTTCTTCTCCACCGGTTCCTGGTTCCAGGGATAGTAGGCCGCTGGTCTATCCTCCTCTGTACCACAGGAAGCCTGggtctcctctcctgcctcacaGGGAGTTCTCGGCCTTCCCAACACAGAGCGCCCCCCCATCCATCCGGGACCCGTCCTACCAGTACCAGATGGGGCAGAGCAGTGTAGGGGCCCACTGGAATGATAGCTAG